The following are from one region of the Hippocampus zosterae strain Florida chromosome 9, ASM2543408v3, whole genome shotgun sequence genome:
- the prxl2b gene encoding prostamide/prostaglandin F synthase → MANIDLVRVGKNLLKSTDTGESVELQSLWQDGPAVLFFLRRFGCQVCRWTAAEISKLEPDLSANGVALVGIGPEELGLEEFKKLGFFKGSIYVDEQKNCYKDLGFKRYTVLSVGPAALGKKVREVASKASADGIQGNFSGDLLQSGGMLIVAKGGEKTLLHFIQDSPGDYVPLEDIATALSISSNATEGKRPVCNDDVCTR, encoded by the exons atGGCTAACATCGATCTTGTTCGCGTCGGGAAGAACTTGTTGAAGAGCACGGACACTGGAGAG AGTGTGGAGCTACAGTCGCTGTGGCAGGACGGGCCGGCGGTCTTGTTCTTCCTGCGACGCTTCGGCTGCCAAGTGTGCCGCTGGACGGCGGCCGAGATCAGCAAGCTGGAGCCTGACCTGAGCGCCAACGGCGTGGCGCTCGTGGGCATCGGGCCTGAGGAGTTGGGCCTCGAGGAGTTCAAAAAGTTGGGGTTCTTTAAAGGAT caATCTATGTTGATGAGCAAAAGAATTGCTACAAGGATTTGGGCTTCAAAAG GtatacagttttgagcgtgggTCCTGCTGCGCTGGGGAAGAAAGTACGAGAAGTAGCTTCAAAG GCCAGCGCTGACGGCATCCAGGGCAACTTTTCAGGTGACCTGCTCCAGAGTGGAGGCATGCTCATCGTAGCCAAAG GGGGGGAAAAGACCTTGCTCCACTTCATCCAAGACTCCCCAGGAGACTATGTACCTTTGGAGGACATTGCAACAGCGTTGTCCATTTCATCCAATGCGACAGAAGGCAAGAGGCCAGTG TGCAATGACGACGTTTGCACCCGTTGA